A single region of the Chitinophaga niabensis genome encodes:
- a CDS encoding RagB/SusD family nutrient uptake outer membrane protein — MKHSIIRYTFLSLTALFLGSGCAKNFLDQEIPGRSPEEEFYATDADAAAATFAAYDFLQADYNWGWASVLLVKTFPSDESNAGGSGPADQPSYQALDNFTFESQNEAVLFTWRVCYFGAYRCNQVINRVKGGTDLQKRLIAECKVLRAHFYFDLVGLWGDVPLILKDLTSAEYSKIPRAKKADVYAQMEKDLKEAIPLLPAKSAYPASERFRVSKGTAQALLGKVYLYQQKWADAAAAFNDVITSHEYDLEADFAKVFSNAGEFGVESIFEVPFSSRKGFDWGNFPWATFRLIESNIHVQLQGPRSDFYTKAPNDSLQAGWGFNLPKPKLYNAYIAAGDVKRRQNTVMSVGELVANGGAWTAPTAWDYEGFFQRKYGSFEGETRSDGGAVPDLNYGNNIRLIRYADVLLMAAEAYYRAGNEGRAREELKKVRVRAGLGEITATGDALFNAIVNERFLELAFEGFRYMDLVRWGKAEAELGPLGYKANKHELLPIPNEDVRIGNIEQNKGYN, encoded by the coding sequence ATGAAGCATTCAATTATCCGATATACATTCCTTAGCCTCACTGCCTTGTTCTTAGGCAGTGGATGTGCAAAAAATTTCCTGGACCAGGAAATACCGGGCCGGTCTCCGGAAGAAGAATTTTATGCAACAGATGCAGATGCCGCCGCAGCTACATTTGCCGCATATGATTTCCTGCAGGCAGATTATAACTGGGGATGGGCCAGCGTATTGTTAGTGAAAACCTTCCCCTCAGATGAAAGTAATGCAGGAGGGAGTGGTCCTGCTGATCAGCCTTCTTACCAGGCGTTGGACAATTTCACTTTTGAATCACAAAATGAAGCGGTGTTATTTACCTGGAGGGTCTGTTACTTCGGCGCTTACCGCTGCAACCAGGTGATCAACCGCGTGAAAGGAGGAACCGATCTGCAAAAACGCCTCATAGCAGAGTGTAAAGTATTACGCGCACATTTCTATTTTGACCTCGTAGGCTTATGGGGAGATGTACCTTTGATCCTCAAAGACCTTACCTCCGCTGAATACAGCAAAATACCCCGTGCTAAAAAAGCAGATGTGTATGCCCAGATGGAAAAAGACCTGAAGGAAGCGATCCCTTTACTGCCTGCTAAATCTGCCTACCCTGCCAGTGAACGTTTCAGGGTCAGCAAAGGAACAGCACAGGCATTACTGGGTAAAGTTTACCTCTATCAGCAAAAGTGGGCAGATGCTGCCGCTGCTTTTAATGATGTGATCACTTCTCATGAATACGACCTGGAAGCTGATTTTGCGAAAGTATTTTCCAATGCCGGAGAATTTGGTGTAGAAAGTATTTTTGAAGTACCGTTCTCTTCCCGCAAAGGATTCGACTGGGGCAATTTCCCCTGGGCTACTTTCCGCCTCATAGAAAGCAATATCCATGTGCAACTGCAGGGACCCCGCAGTGATTTTTATACCAAAGCACCGAATGATTCCTTACAGGCAGGCTGGGGTTTTAATTTGCCCAAACCCAAATTGTACAATGCTTATATAGCGGCAGGAGATGTAAAAAGGAGACAAAATACGGTGATGTCTGTTGGTGAACTCGTAGCTAACGGTGGTGCCTGGACGGCTCCTACAGCCTGGGATTATGAAGGGTTCTTCCAGCGTAAATACGGATCTTTTGAAGGAGAGACCCGTTCAGACGGAGGTGCTGTGCCTGATCTGAACTACGGCAATAATATCCGCCTGATCCGTTATGCGGATGTTTTACTCATGGCCGCCGAGGCTTATTACCGGGCAGGTAACGAAGGCCGTGCAAGGGAAGAGCTCAAGAAGGTACGGGTACGTGCCGGCCTGGGAGAAATAACTGCTACCGGCGATGCCCTGTTCAATGCTATTGTGAATGAACGATTCCTGGAACTGGCATTTGAGGGTTTCCGTTATATGGACCTTGTACGCTGGGGAAAAGCAGAAGCAGAGCTGGGACCCTTGGGTTATAAGGCTAATAAACATGAATTGTTACCCATCCCCAATGAAGATGTGCGCATCGGCAATATTGAACAGAATAAAGGATACAACTAA
- a CDS encoding DUF1553 domain-containing protein: MHYSTTFRILSGISVVLVAGILTIGCGKRKPVDYSTEVKPILNKHCISCHGGVKQNGGFSVLFREEALGNTKSGHPAIIPGDAKRSEFIRRLHSRDPKERMPYKSAPLKKEEIEILTRWVEEGAQWGEHWAYIPPEKPKDTAANIDFYINGKLEEEGLKPAPQADKLTLLRRVSLDLTGLPPTTAMQQSFMADSSERSYEKVVDSLLASPHYGERWAAMWLDLARFADSKGYEKDAQRQIWRYRDWVIDAFNNDMPYDQFTIEQLGGDLLPDATESQITATAFHRNTMNNDEGGTQDEEFRTAAIIDRVNTTMEVFQGTTIACVQCHSHPYDPFRFEDYYKLMAFLNNTRDEDTPGEYPTLRFYDSIGRKQVDTVIGWISKHGNKAEEKEMQAFLRTLEPKIHAHDCDEFINGNLADTKYLGIRNGGSCRLKNVPLNGRTHLYMYYWTGNKGSSIEIRIDSLNGPVIARQPLPDPQGAKVADIPIPAIEGRHHLYFIFKNSTIKPDQTVCSVEWMALRGDLPGKSAPGYKQMENAYWKVVNSHPESVPVMVENPKEMFRETYTFERGNWLVKGVLVQPDVPKVLNPFPANAQRNRLGLGQWMASKQNPLTARVMVNRLWEQLFGTGIVETQEDFGTQGFLPSHPALLDHLAYQFMNKHRWRMKALLKEMVMSAAYRRDSRSSAELQQKDPANRWLAHGPRFRLTAEQVRDQVLAVSGLLSEKMHGPSVMPYQPEGIWQAVYNGQRWKLSEDGDQYRRGVYTYIRRTSPYPSIVTFDGSSREVCLQRRIRTNTPLQALVTLNDPVFVEAARNLALWMRSSGGKDQKAWISEGYKLAMYKEITPAKLAILSKLYTQAFDKFKNDPAAAASLANCKDDMPAVGELAALTVVANAIMNLDEFLSKS, translated from the coding sequence ATGCATTACTCTACCACGTTCCGAATATTGTCCGGCATCAGTGTTGTGCTGGTTGCTGGAATATTGACCATTGGTTGCGGGAAACGCAAGCCCGTTGACTACAGCACAGAAGTAAAACCCATCCTTAATAAACATTGTATCAGTTGCCATGGTGGTGTAAAGCAAAATGGCGGCTTTAGTGTGTTGTTCCGGGAAGAAGCTTTGGGCAATACAAAAAGCGGTCATCCTGCCATTATTCCCGGCGATGCCAAACGTAGTGAATTTATTCGTCGCCTGCACAGCAGAGATCCCAAGGAAAGAATGCCATATAAGTCGGCTCCCCTCAAAAAAGAAGAGATTGAAATACTCACCCGCTGGGTAGAGGAAGGAGCGCAATGGGGAGAACACTGGGCCTATATTCCTCCAGAGAAGCCTAAGGATACAGCTGCGAACATCGACTTCTATATTAACGGCAAACTGGAAGAAGAGGGTTTAAAGCCAGCTCCCCAGGCTGATAAACTCACCCTGTTGCGCAGGGTAAGTCTCGACCTTACAGGTTTGCCTCCCACCACTGCCATGCAGCAATCTTTTATGGCAGACAGCAGTGAAAGAAGTTACGAAAAAGTAGTGGACAGTTTGCTGGCCTCTCCTCATTACGGAGAACGCTGGGCAGCCATGTGGCTGGACCTTGCCCGTTTTGCAGATTCCAAAGGATATGAAAAAGATGCACAACGCCAGATCTGGCGATACAGGGATTGGGTGATCGATGCATTTAACAACGACATGCCTTATGATCAGTTCACGATTGAACAACTCGGGGGCGATCTTTTGCCGGATGCAACAGAATCACAGATAACGGCTACCGCCTTCCACCGTAACACTATGAATAATGACGAAGGCGGAACACAGGATGAAGAATTCCGTACTGCCGCTATCATTGATCGCGTGAATACTACGATGGAAGTTTTCCAGGGTACTACTATTGCCTGTGTGCAATGCCATAGTCACCCTTATGATCCGTTCCGTTTTGAGGATTATTATAAACTGATGGCCTTCCTCAACAATACGAGGGATGAAGATACCCCGGGAGAGTATCCCACACTGCGGTTCTATGACAGCATAGGAAGGAAACAGGTGGATACGGTGATCGGCTGGATCAGCAAACATGGTAACAAAGCAGAAGAAAAAGAAATGCAAGCATTCCTGCGTACACTGGAACCTAAGATCCATGCGCATGATTGTGATGAGTTCATCAACGGTAACCTGGCAGATACCAAATATTTAGGGATCAGGAATGGCGGCAGCTGCCGTTTGAAGAATGTGCCTTTGAATGGCCGTACACATTTATATATGTATTACTGGACGGGTAATAAAGGCAGTTCCATAGAGATCCGGATTGATAGTTTAAATGGGCCGGTTATTGCCAGGCAACCTCTTCCGGACCCCCAGGGGGCCAAAGTAGCGGACATTCCCATTCCGGCTATTGAAGGAAGGCATCACCTTTATTTTATTTTTAAGAACAGTACTATCAAACCGGACCAAACAGTGTGCAGTGTGGAATGGATGGCTTTACGCGGAGACCTTCCGGGAAAAAGCGCTCCGGGGTATAAGCAAATGGAAAATGCTTACTGGAAAGTAGTGAATAGTCATCCTGAAAGTGTGCCGGTGATGGTGGAAAATCCGAAAGAGATGTTCCGCGAAACATATACTTTCGAAAGAGGTAACTGGTTAGTGAAAGGTGTGCTGGTACAACCTGATGTACCTAAAGTATTGAACCCTTTCCCTGCCAATGCACAACGCAACAGGCTTGGGCTTGGCCAATGGATGGCCAGCAAACAGAATCCGCTCACGGCGCGTGTAATGGTGAATCGTTTATGGGAACAATTGTTTGGAACAGGCATCGTGGAAACACAGGAAGATTTTGGTACACAGGGTTTCCTGCCTTCGCATCCTGCTTTGTTGGACCATCTTGCCTACCAGTTTATGAATAAACATCGATGGCGGATGAAGGCCTTGTTAAAAGAAATGGTGATGTCTGCTGCCTACCGTCGTGATTCCCGCAGCTCAGCTGAGTTGCAGCAAAAAGATCCGGCCAACAGATGGCTGGCACATGGCCCGCGATTCCGTTTAACAGCTGAGCAGGTGCGTGACCAGGTATTGGCTGTAAGCGGATTGCTGAGTGAAAAAATGCATGGCCCGAGTGTGATGCCGTACCAGCCGGAAGGGATCTGGCAGGCAGTATATAATGGCCAGCGTTGGAAGCTCAGTGAAGATGGTGACCAATATAGAAGAGGGGTGTATACTTATATCAGGAGAACCAGTCCTTACCCTTCCATTGTTACTTTCGATGGTTCCAGCAGAGAGGTATGTTTACAACGCAGGATTCGTACCAATACTCCTTTGCAGGCATTGGTAACGTTGAATGATCCGGTGTTTGTAGAGGCTGCACGTAATCTTGCACTCTGGATGAGGTCTTCCGGAGGCAAAGATCAGAAGGCATGGATCAGTGAGGGATACAAACTGGCGATGTATAAAGAGATCACACCTGCTAAATTGGCCATTCTATCTAAACTATACACACAGGCTTTCGATAAGTTTAAGAATGACCCGGCGGCGGCAGCTTCCTTAGCAAATTGCAAGGATGATATGCCGGCGGTGGGAGAACTGGCTGCATTAACTGTAGTGGCCAATGCGATCATGAACCTGGATGAATTTTTATCAAAATCTTAA
- a CDS encoding DUF1501 domain-containing protein, which translates to MSEKLIREANERAAKYFSRRHFLQDFAAGIGATALGSLIGGCNIFSSSGNAAGAGMPQSLNPLDPKAPQFPARAKNVIYLHMAGAPSQLEMFDYKPDLQKLHNQLCPQSLLQGKKFAFIRGVPKMLGPQAKFQQHGESRQWVSDYMPHFSTMVDEVSFLKGVHTDQFNHGPAQLFMHTGSARLGRPSIGAWVTYGLGSENSNLPGFVVLTSGGKTPDAGKSVWGSGFLPSVYQGVQCRSKGDPVLYITDPEGMDRDMRYQSIQAINEVNKLEYETFADAETLSRISQYELAYKMQISVPGVMDISDEPEYIQQLYGTKPGQESFANNCLLARKLVEKGVRFVQLFDWGWDAHGTGEDTAIDLGMRNKCTEIDKPITALLMDLKQRGLLDETLVVWGGEFGRTPMQENREGKEMPFLGRDHHAEAFTMWMAGGGIRKGYTWGETDEIGFSVVKGKVAVHDIHATMLQQLGFDHEKLIYNFQGRPFRLTDVEGHVIHEILG; encoded by the coding sequence ATGTCTGAGAAATTGATCAGGGAAGCAAATGAAAGAGCGGCGAAATATTTTTCGCGCCGTCATTTTTTGCAGGATTTTGCTGCTGGTATTGGTGCTACGGCTTTGGGTTCTTTAATAGGAGGATGTAATATCTTTTCTTCTTCCGGGAACGCCGCAGGAGCAGGCATGCCACAAAGCCTGAATCCGCTGGACCCTAAAGCGCCGCAGTTTCCTGCAAGGGCTAAGAATGTGATCTATCTGCATATGGCAGGCGCACCTTCGCAACTGGAAATGTTTGATTATAAACCAGACCTGCAAAAGCTGCATAACCAGCTTTGCCCGCAATCTTTATTGCAGGGAAAGAAATTTGCGTTCATTCGCGGCGTACCTAAAATGCTGGGCCCGCAGGCGAAATTTCAGCAGCATGGGGAATCCCGCCAATGGGTATCTGATTACATGCCACATTTTTCCACGATGGTGGATGAGGTGAGCTTTCTGAAAGGGGTACATACAGATCAGTTCAATCATGGCCCTGCGCAGTTATTCATGCATACGGGCAGCGCACGTTTGGGAAGGCCCAGCATTGGTGCCTGGGTAACTTATGGTTTGGGATCAGAGAACAGTAACCTGCCAGGGTTTGTGGTACTGACCTCTGGTGGTAAAACACCTGATGCCGGTAAAAGTGTATGGGGCAGTGGTTTCCTTCCTTCTGTTTACCAGGGTGTGCAATGCCGTTCCAAAGGAGATCCGGTATTATATATCACAGATCCTGAAGGTATGGACCGCGACATGCGTTACCAATCCATACAGGCGATCAATGAAGTGAACAAGCTGGAGTATGAAACATTTGCAGATGCAGAAACATTGTCCCGCATCTCTCAATATGAATTGGCCTACAAGATGCAGATCTCTGTGCCGGGGGTAATGGATATCAGTGATGAACCGGAATACATTCAACAGTTGTACGGAACAAAACCAGGGCAGGAATCCTTTGCCAACAACTGTTTGCTGGCTCGTAAGCTGGTAGAGAAAGGGGTCCGTTTTGTGCAGTTGTTCGACTGGGGATGGGATGCACATGGTACAGGAGAAGATACTGCCATTGACCTGGGCATGCGTAATAAATGCACAGAGATCGATAAACCGATCACCGCCTTGCTAATGGATCTGAAACAACGTGGGTTGTTAGATGAAACGCTGGTGGTATGGGGTGGAGAATTTGGCCGTACGCCAATGCAGGAAAACCGTGAAGGTAAAGAAATGCCTTTCCTCGGCCGTGATCACCATGCGGAAGCATTTACGATGTGGATGGCAGGCGGCGGTATCCGTAAAGGATATACCTGGGGTGAAACAGATGAGATCGGTTTCAGTGTAGTGAAAGGAAAAGTAGCGGTGCATGATATTCATGCCACTATGCTGCAACAGCTGGGTTTTGACCACGAAAAATTAATTTATAATTTCCAGGGCCGTCCATTCAGATTAACGGATGTAGAAGGGCACGTTATACATGAAATACTAGGTTGA
- a CDS encoding sugar phosphate isomerase/epimerase family protein — protein MHLDRRNFLKQSAMLGTVSLLPAFAKAAHAAPGFKLLIMATNWGFPGTIDDFCKKAKDAGYDGIEVWWPNDAKAADDLFAALKKHELEVGFLCGGSGSDYTKHAEQFEAAINAATSQKIKRPVYINCHSGKDYFSFEQNCKLIDMTTRVSQLSGIPVYHETHRSRMLFAAHVARRFIEAMPALRLTLDISHWCNVHESLLQDQAETVAIALSRAGHIHARIGHPEGPQVNDPRAPEWEGVVKAHFAWWDEIVKHKQATGEVLTILTEFGPPDYMPTLPYTRQPVANQWDINVHMMKLLKSRYGK, from the coding sequence ATGCATCTCGACAGAAGGAATTTCCTTAAACAATCCGCCATGCTTGGCACCGTTTCTCTTTTACCCGCATTTGCAAAAGCAGCGCACGCGGCGCCTGGTTTCAAATTGCTTATAATGGCTACCAACTGGGGTTTCCCCGGTACTATCGACGACTTCTGCAAAAAGGCAAAAGATGCAGGGTACGATGGTATTGAAGTATGGTGGCCCAATGATGCGAAAGCGGCAGACGACCTTTTTGCTGCTTTGAAAAAGCATGAGCTGGAAGTAGGTTTTTTATGTGGCGGCAGCGGTTCTGATTATACGAAACATGCCGAACAGTTTGAAGCAGCTATCAATGCAGCTACGAGCCAGAAGATAAAACGCCCTGTGTATATCAATTGCCATTCCGGTAAGGATTACTTTTCTTTTGAACAGAACTGTAAACTGATAGACATGACCACGCGTGTTTCACAACTCTCCGGTATCCCGGTGTATCATGAAACACATCGTTCACGCATGTTGTTTGCAGCACATGTGGCACGCCGGTTTATAGAAGCGATGCCTGCGTTACGTTTAACGCTGGACATTTCCCACTGGTGTAATGTACATGAATCCCTTTTGCAGGACCAGGCAGAAACAGTAGCGATCGCTTTATCCCGCGCAGGACATATCCATGCGCGCATAGGCCATCCTGAAGGGCCACAGGTGAATGATCCCCGTGCTCCGGAATGGGAAGGTGTTGTAAAAGCTCACTTTGCCTGGTGGGATGAAATTGTAAAACATAAACAGGCTACCGGGGAAGTACTCACTATACTTACTGAATTCGGTCCTCCTGACTATATGCCCACGTTGCCCTATACCCGTCAGCCGGTGGCCAATCAATGGGATATCAATGTGCATATGATGAAACTTTTAAAATCGCGATACGGCAAGTGA
- a CDS encoding c-type cytochrome domain-containing protein, translated as MINLLQSAPQGSWSLFIGRFHPLLVHLPIGILIVAFILEWMSRHRRLAFVGASVLPILIFGAASAIAACIAGYLLSLSGGYEERALDLHMWMGIGVAVIATLLCVLRRYAIFRKSWLWVSSGMIILLSVAGHLGGNLTHGEDYLSAAMPFGQRAAAATGIANIEEAKVYDDLIKPILEQKCMSCHNVGKLKGGLRLDSMTHILKGGENGPVLKDSMPELSEMYKRLVLSDNDDKRMPPKGKPQLSPNQVELIYWWIAQGASATAKVKELRKSPRIELVLESLQPSSGPGNHPFIPKEEVSKAAASKDVDTLEALGLKVMPVAAGNGFVMVNAVNASAFDNKQAALLLPLKSQIVWLKLSNTQVGDSAMKIIAQLPELTRLQLENTAITDAGLQELAACKQLKYLNLVGTKVSDKGLLALQKIKGLQELFVYKTAVTAAVFKAFPDTKIDTGGYKMPVLETDTMVFRKAK; from the coding sequence GTGATCAATTTATTACAGTCTGCTCCACAGGGGAGCTGGAGTTTATTTATAGGCCGCTTTCACCCGCTGCTGGTACATCTTCCAATAGGGATCCTGATCGTAGCTTTTATCCTGGAATGGATGAGCCGCCATCGCCGCCTGGCTTTTGTGGGAGCTTCCGTATTACCGATACTGATCTTTGGTGCAGCATCTGCCATCGCAGCCTGTATTGCAGGTTACCTCTTATCGCTTTCCGGGGGATATGAAGAACGTGCTTTGGACCTGCATATGTGGATGGGGATAGGCGTTGCCGTTATTGCCACTTTACTTTGCGTTTTAAGGAGATATGCCATTTTCAGGAAGAGCTGGTTATGGGTTTCTTCAGGGATGATCATCCTGCTTTCAGTGGCAGGGCACCTCGGTGGCAATCTCACACACGGAGAAGATTATCTCTCTGCTGCCATGCCATTCGGTCAACGTGCTGCGGCTGCAACGGGCATTGCCAATATTGAAGAGGCCAAAGTATATGACGACCTGATCAAACCGATATTAGAGCAGAAATGTATGAGCTGCCATAATGTTGGTAAGCTGAAAGGAGGACTGAGACTGGATAGCATGACGCATATCCTGAAAGGCGGAGAGAATGGGCCGGTGCTGAAAGACAGCATGCCGGAGCTGAGCGAAATGTATAAACGACTGGTACTTTCTGATAATGATGATAAACGTATGCCACCTAAAGGCAAACCACAGCTGAGCCCTAACCAGGTGGAATTAATTTATTGGTGGATCGCACAAGGTGCATCTGCTACTGCGAAAGTAAAAGAACTTCGTAAATCTCCGAGGATAGAGTTGGTGCTGGAATCCCTGCAACCTTCTTCAGGCCCGGGAAATCATCCCTTCATACCAAAAGAAGAAGTCAGCAAAGCGGCTGCTTCCAAAGATGTAGATACCTTAGAGGCTTTAGGCCTGAAAGTGATGCCTGTAGCGGCAGGTAATGGATTTGTGATGGTGAACGCCGTGAATGCATCTGCCTTTGATAATAAACAGGCAGCGTTATTATTGCCCCTGAAATCACAGATCGTATGGCTGAAATTATCCAATACACAGGTAGGTGATTCTGCGATGAAGATCATTGCGCAATTGCCTGAACTGACGCGTTTGCAATTGGAGAACACGGCTATTACAGATGCGGGTTTACAGGAACTGGCTGCCTGTAAACAACTAAAATACCTGAACCTTGTAGGAACGAAAGTAAGCGATAAAGGCCTGCTGGCTTTACAGAAAATTAAAGGCTTGCAGGAGTTGTTTGTGTATAAGACAGCTGTAACGGCGGCGGTGTTTAAAGCATTCCCGGATACAAAAATAGATACGGGAGGTTATAAGATGCCAGTGCTGGAAACGGATACGATGGTGTTTAGGAAAGCGAAGTGA
- a CDS encoding nucleotidyltransferase domain-containing protein, with protein sequence MEDIIKEQLNRIEQEHGVKILYACESGSRAWGFPGTDSDYDVRFIYAAPVQHYLSIRDRRDVIELPVNEVLDVSGWDIRKALQLFLKSNPPLYEWLQSPICYKADPAFLKDMEYLMPVYFASRPGCHHYLNIALSTFENDLSGNEVKLKRYFYALRSILACLWIIENEVLPPMEFRLLRTLVGDQAWQNEVERLLEIKQSASEKTIVPVVPLLHAWLKDTIAFCKEKAAAIPSTQESIEPLDQLFKKYITSFS encoded by the coding sequence ATGGAAGATATCATCAAAGAACAATTGAACCGGATCGAACAGGAACATGGCGTGAAGATCTTATACGCCTGCGAATCCGGTAGCCGGGCCTGGGGATTTCCCGGAACGGATAGTGACTATGATGTGCGTTTTATTTACGCAGCCCCTGTACAACATTACCTGAGCATCCGCGACCGCCGCGATGTGATAGAACTTCCGGTAAATGAAGTACTGGACGTTAGCGGATGGGATATCCGTAAAGCGCTGCAGCTTTTCCTCAAATCCAACCCTCCTTTATATGAATGGCTGCAATCTCCGATCTGTTATAAAGCAGACCCTGCTTTCCTGAAAGACATGGAGTACCTGATGCCGGTCTATTTTGCCAGCCGGCCTGGTTGCCATCATTATCTGAATATAGCCCTCAGTACTTTTGAAAATGATCTCAGCGGTAATGAGGTGAAACTGAAAAGATATTTCTATGCCCTGCGGTCCATCCTGGCCTGCCTCTGGATCATAGAGAACGAAGTACTTCCACCCATGGAATTTCGTTTACTGCGTACCCTCGTAGGAGATCAGGCATGGCAGAATGAAGTGGAACGTTTACTGGAGATAAAACAATCTGCTTCGGAGAAAACGATCGTACCTGTAGTGCCTTTGCTGCATGCATGGCTCAAAGATACGATCGCGTTCTGCAAAGAAAAAGCGGCTGCAATACCTTCCACACAGGAGAGCATCGAACCGCTGGATCAATTATTTAAAAAATATATCACTTCGTTTTCCTGA
- a CDS encoding DEAD/DEAH box helicase produces the protein MSFENLGLIAPILRALETQGYTTPTPIQSQAIPVVLGQKDLLACSQTGTGKTAAFAIPILQLLYKQKQTEQTPSRHIKTLILTPTRELAIQIAENFSEYGAHTGLKHLVIFGGVSAGPQVQALRNGPDILIATPGRLLDLWQQGHINLRYIHQFVLDEADRMLDMGFIHDVKRVITKLPEKRQTLFFSATMPDEIAHLANSILTNPVRVSVTPVSSTAEKVEQRMYFVDKNSKRSLLIHLLKNPDINSALVFTRTKHGADRVAKELNKVNISANAIHGDKSQNSRQRALTDFKAGKIRILVATDIAARGIDVDNLAYVFNFEIPNVPETYVHRIGRTGRAGASGIAISFCDDEERAYLKDITKLIAQSIPVITDHPYPMSQSPVPVKPAQGVNLRQSSSQQVQAKKKQHHNANRKWNNRPQNKQYS, from the coding sequence TTGTCATTCGAGAATTTAGGTCTCATCGCGCCTATTTTGCGCGCGCTTGAAACACAAGGCTATACTACGCCTACGCCTATCCAGTCCCAGGCCATTCCGGTGGTATTAGGGCAAAAAGACCTCCTGGCCTGTTCACAAACAGGTACCGGTAAAACCGCAGCATTTGCTATCCCTATCCTGCAATTGTTATACAAACAAAAGCAAACGGAGCAAACGCCCAGCAGGCATATTAAAACATTGATCTTAACGCCTACGCGCGAACTCGCTATCCAGATAGCTGAGAACTTCTCAGAATATGGTGCCCATACCGGTCTTAAACACCTCGTGATCTTTGGTGGTGTTTCCGCAGGCCCACAGGTGCAAGCCCTGAGGAATGGACCAGATATCCTGATCGCTACCCCGGGCCGTTTACTGGACCTCTGGCAGCAAGGGCATATCAATCTCCGTTACATTCACCAGTTTGTATTGGATGAAGCAGACCGCATGCTGGACATGGGTTTTATTCATGATGTAAAGAGAGTGATCACCAAATTACCAGAGAAACGCCAGACCCTGTTCTTCTCTGCTACCATGCCGGATGAAATCGCCCACCTGGCCAACTCCATCCTCACCAACCCTGTAAGAGTATCGGTAACACCGGTTTCTTCCACGGCTGAAAAGGTAGAGCAGCGCATGTATTTTGTAGATAAGAACTCGAAACGTTCTCTACTGATCCATCTGCTGAAAAACCCGGACATCAACAGCGCTTTGGTATTTACCAGGACCAAACACGGGGCAGACAGAGTGGCGAAAGAACTGAACAAAGTGAATATCTCCGCCAACGCCATTCATGGCGATAAGTCTCAAAACTCCCGTCAGCGGGCACTTACAGACTTTAAAGCAGGAAAGATCCGCATCCTCGTTGCTACCGATATCGCAGCAAGGGGTATTGATGTAGATAACCTCGCGTATGTATTCAATTTCGAGATCCCTAATGTACCGGAAACCTATGTTCACCGTATTGGACGAACAGGCCGTGCCGGTGCCAGTGGTATTGCCATTTCTTTCTGTGATGACGAAGAAAGGGCCTACCTGAAGGATATCACCAAACTGATTGCACAGAGCATTCCGGTGATAACAGACCATCCTTACCCGATGAGTCAGTCCCCCGTGCCTGTAAAACCAGCGCAAGGTGTGAACCTGCGCCAGTCTTCCTCCCAACAGGTACAGGCAAAGAAGAAACAGCACCATAATGCAAACCGCAAGTGGAATAATCGCCCGCAAAACAAACAATATAGTTAA